A single window of Gemmatimonadales bacterium DNA harbors:
- a CDS encoding TonB-dependent receptor yields the protein MRRLDLLLCVAVGVLLAAAPPRAAAQAEAGTDIITGAILGDDGNPVQDASIEAYSLETQVTRRARTDARGRFTILFPDGGGQYRMSVRVLGMNPRTALVMRDADEDRLVWNVQLEASPVTLEPVNVNGGPLLRGGEGPTPGSTERVLTPDQLARLPIDPSDLASLVSLVPGVLPIAGSDSTASAFSVAGLGPDANAVTLDGLLFGNTTVPQEGLRQTRVVTSTYDVSRGQFSGGLVSSTTRSGSNVLQGSWQGQVRNEDLSVDPGESPYTQGYTQNQLSGGIGGPIVKDRAFVFVSGMARLRSDPQQTLFTASAADFSRLGVSPDSVARFLKLADSLGVPLYDVPGADTRASNNLSGLVRLDFVLSNAHTLTLRGNWNGTSQNPARLGSLALPQTGGDLTNSGGGLMATITSHFGATVLNELRGFWQGARNDGDPFSLAPQARVQVASALPDTTTGVTTLVFGGNPGLPSRATSSSFEGSDEISWLPGAGHHRFKVGGSWLTERSDNLLGGDQYGTFTYNSLGALAADSPATFRRTLGITQRRSYDQQWGAYAGDVWVITRPFQLTYGVRLEGSSFGDPPAYNPEVDSTFGVRTDHLPSEVHLSPRAGFTWTLGSAPAGEFRAFQPATWVVRGGVGEFRNQAPTNLVAQARAATGLAQSTAQLVCVGPGVPAPDWSGYFTDPDSIPLDCLGGGLEAGTQGAPTVTALAPGFETPRAWRGSLSLERRLTQLLRLTVEADVAEGVAQTGYQDLNLLATPQFTLAAEGGRPVYVAPSAITSTTGAPSFIASRRDTAFGSVILAQSNLQTRSRQVTATLGGVVGPGIVFSASYSWQHAEAQQTGIRGSTAGDPNGIEWAPSDYGREHSFLLTVTYPFSTALEITSIGRVTSGTPFTPMVGGDVNGDGLRNDRAFIFAPGAGSDVAQAMTRLLATASPSVRDCLQRQMGTVAGPNSCQGPWQGTLDFQLNWRPAFWGLNHRLQVSVITYNFLRGLDELLHGVNGAQGWGLQTRPDGTLLYVTGFDPSTNSYAYQVNERFGATYGSATAYRPPFQIGIQARLTIGPDRVRQALDAMRGGVRGGFAGFGGAGGFGGGGFGGQGGFRPQLSPEALVARIDSALPNPAGIALELRDSLQLDSGQIVLLTPVRDSLAARNATRVDSLRHVLQRLGDSPAPNQLIGLMPQLRPLFQAARDDVARAIVEVHAVLHEEQWQRLPASVREFQSTLFRRFRGAGPGPQ from the coding sequence ATGCGTCGTCTGGATCTGCTGCTGTGCGTGGCCGTCGGGGTGCTGCTGGCCGCGGCGCCGCCCCGCGCCGCGGCGCAGGCCGAGGCTGGGACCGACATCATCACGGGGGCGATCCTCGGCGACGACGGCAACCCCGTTCAGGACGCCAGCATCGAGGCCTACTCCCTGGAGACGCAGGTCACCCGCCGCGCCCGCACCGACGCGCGCGGGCGGTTCACCATCCTCTTCCCGGACGGCGGCGGTCAGTACCGCATGAGCGTGCGGGTGCTGGGGATGAACCCACGCACCGCCCTGGTGATGCGGGACGCCGACGAGGACCGGCTGGTGTGGAACGTCCAGCTCGAAGCCAGCCCGGTCACCCTCGAGCCCGTCAACGTGAACGGCGGGCCGCTGCTCCGCGGCGGCGAGGGCCCGACGCCCGGCTCCACCGAGCGGGTGCTCACGCCCGACCAGCTCGCCCGGCTGCCCATCGACCCGTCGGACCTGGCGTCGCTGGTCTCGCTGGTGCCCGGCGTGCTGCCGATCGCGGGCTCCGACTCCACGGCATCGGCCTTCTCGGTCGCGGGCCTGGGGCCGGACGCCAACGCCGTCACGCTGGACGGCCTGCTGTTCGGCAACACCACCGTGCCCCAGGAAGGCCTGCGCCAGACGCGCGTCGTCACCAGCACCTACGACGTGTCGCGCGGCCAGTTCTCCGGCGGCCTCGTCTCCTCGACCACCCGCAGCGGCAGCAACGTGCTGCAGGGGTCCTGGCAGGGGCAGGTCAGGAACGAGGACCTCTCGGTGGATCCCGGCGAATCTCCCTACACGCAGGGCTACACGCAGAACCAGCTCAGCGGCGGCATCGGCGGACCGATCGTGAAGGACCGCGCGTTCGTCTTCGTCTCGGGAATGGCGCGGCTGCGCTCCGATCCGCAGCAGACCCTGTTCACGGCCAGCGCCGCCGACTTCTCGCGGCTGGGCGTGTCGCCGGACTCGGTGGCCCGGTTCCTCAAGCTGGCCGATTCCCTGGGCGTGCCCCTCTACGACGTCCCCGGCGCCGACACGCGTGCCAGCAACAACCTCTCGGGCCTGGTGCGTCTCGACTTCGTGCTCAGCAACGCGCACACCCTCACCCTGCGCGGCAACTGGAACGGCACCAGCCAGAATCCGGCGCGCCTCGGATCCCTCGCCCTGCCGCAGACCGGCGGCGACCTGACGAACTCGGGCGGAGGCCTGATGGCGACGATCACGTCGCACTTCGGCGCCACGGTGCTGAACGAGCTGCGCGGCTTCTGGCAGGGGGCGCGCAACGACGGCGACCCGTTCAGCCTCGCGCCCCAGGCGCGCGTCCAGGTCGCATCCGCCCTCCCGGACACCACGACCGGCGTCACGACCCTGGTGTTCGGCGGCAATCCCGGCCTCCCGTCGCGCGCGACGTCGTCCAGCTTCGAGGGCTCGGACGAGATCTCGTGGCTGCCCGGCGCCGGCCATCACCGGTTCAAGGTGGGCGGCAGCTGGCTCACCGAGCGCTCCGACAACCTGCTCGGCGGCGACCAGTACGGCACGTTCACGTACAACTCCCTGGGCGCGCTGGCGGCCGACTCGCCCGCCACCTTCCGCCGCACGCTCGGGATCACACAGCGCCGCTCCTACGACCAGCAGTGGGGCGCCTACGCCGGCGACGTGTGGGTGATCACGCGCCCGTTCCAGCTCACCTACGGCGTGCGGCTCGAGGGCTCGTCGTTCGGCGATCCGCCCGCGTACAACCCGGAGGTCGACTCGACCTTCGGGGTGCGCACCGATCACCTGCCGTCCGAGGTGCATCTCAGCCCGCGGGCGGGCTTCACCTGGACGCTCGGCAGCGCGCCCGCCGGCGAGTTCCGGGCCTTCCAGCCGGCCACCTGGGTGGTGCGCGGCGGCGTCGGAGAATTCCGCAACCAGGCCCCCACCAACCTCGTGGCCCAGGCGCGCGCCGCCACCGGGCTCGCGCAGAGCACGGCGCAGCTGGTGTGCGTCGGACCCGGCGTGCCGGCGCCGGACTGGAGCGGCTACTTCACCGATCCGGATTCCATCCCGCTCGACTGCCTCGGCGGCGGACTGGAGGCCGGCACGCAGGGCGCGCCGACCGTGACGGCCCTCGCCCCCGGCTTCGAGACGCCGCGCGCCTGGCGCGGGTCGCTGAGCCTCGAGCGCCGCCTGACGCAGCTGCTGCGGCTCACGGTCGAGGCCGACGTCGCGGAGGGCGTCGCGCAAACCGGCTACCAGGACCTCAACCTCCTCGCCACGCCGCAATTCACGCTCGCGGCGGAGGGCGGCCGTCCGGTGTACGTCGCGCCGAGCGCCATCACGTCCACCACCGGGGCACCGAGCTTCATCGCCTCGCGCCGGGACACGGCGTTCGGCTCGGTGATCCTCGCGCAGTCGAACCTCCAGACCCGGTCGCGCCAGGTCACCGCCACGCTCGGCGGGGTAGTCGGCCCGGGCATCGTGTTTTCGGCGTCCTACTCCTGGCAGCACGCCGAGGCCCAGCAGACCGGCATCCGCGGCTCGACGGCCGGCGACCCGAACGGGATCGAGTGGGCGCCCAGCGACTACGGTCGTGAACACAGCTTCCTGTTGACCGTAACCTATCCCTTCTCGACGGCGCTCGAGATCACGTCCATCGGGCGGGTCACCTCGGGCACGCCGTTCACGCCGATGGTCGGCGGCGACGTGAACGGCGACGGCCTGCGCAACGACCGCGCCTTCATCTTCGCGCCGGGCGCGGGCAGCGACGTGGCGCAGGCCATGACCCGCCTCCTGGCCACCGCCTCGCCGTCGGTGCGGGATTGCCTGCAGCGGCAGATGGGGACGGTCGCGGGCCCCAACTCCTGCCAGGGACCCTGGCAGGGCACCCTCGACTTCCAGCTGAACTGGCGGCCGGCCTTCTGGGGGCTCAACCACCGGCTCCAGGTGTCGGTGATCACCTACAACTTCCTGCGGGGACTCGACGAGCTGCTGCACGGCGTCAACGGAGCCCAGGGCTGGGGCCTGCAGACTCGGCCGGACGGCACCCTGCTGTACGTGACCGGGTTCGATCCGTCCACCAACAGCTACGCCTACCAGGTGAACGAGCGGTTCGGCGCCACCTACGGCTCGGCCACCGCCTACCGTCCGCCGTTCCAGATCGGCATCCAGGCCCGCCTCACCATCGGCCCGGACCGCGTGCGGCAGGCGCTCGACGCGATGCGCGGCGGGGTGCGCGGCGGCTTCGCCGGCTTCGGCGGCGCCGGCGGGTTCGGGGGCGGTGGGTTCGGCGGCCAGGGAGGCTTCCGGCCGCAGCTCTCGCCCGAGGCGCTGGTCGCACGCATCGACTCCGCCCTCCCGAATCCGGCCGGCATCGCGCTCGAGCTGCGCGACTCGCTGCAGCTCGACTCCGGCCAGATCGTGCTGCTCACGCCCGTCCGGGACTCGCTGGCCGCACGCAACGCGACGAGGGTGGATTCGCTGCGGCACGTCCTGCAACGCCTCGGCGACAGCCCCGCCCCGAACCAGCTCATCGGACTGATGCCCCAGCTGCGGCCGCTGTTCCAGGCCGCCCGCGACGACGTGGCGCGGGCGATCGTCGAGGTGCACGCGGTGCTCCACGAGGAGCAGTGGCAGCGGCTGCCGGCCTCCGTCCGCGAGTTCCAGTCCACGCTGTTCCGCCGCTTCCGCGGCGCGGGGCCCGGGCCGCAGTAG
- a CDS encoding nitroreductase has translation MDAHDAINARVSTRAFKPDPVPRPVIERLLAAAVRAPNHKLTEPWRFAVLTGASALRFAERKRAHRATRFPDPAAPEAAKAIDKTFREARGTPAFVVVLGAESEDPVRREEDYAATMMATENLLVAATAEGLGTYVRTGGIMRDPAVRELVRAPETHRIVAIVSLGYPAEAVRPGRRSDPAERTVWLD, from the coding sequence ATGGATGCGCACGACGCCATCAACGCCCGGGTCTCGACCCGGGCGTTCAAGCCCGACCCGGTTCCGCGCCCCGTGATCGAGCGGCTCCTCGCGGCCGCCGTGCGGGCACCGAACCACAAGCTCACCGAACCCTGGCGGTTCGCCGTCCTGACCGGCGCCTCGGCGCTGCGCTTCGCCGAGCGGAAGCGCGCCCACCGCGCCACGCGCTTCCCCGATCCGGCCGCGCCCGAGGCGGCGAAGGCCATCGACAAGACCTTCCGCGAGGCGCGGGGTACGCCGGCGTTCGTGGTGGTGCTGGGCGCCGAGTCCGAGGACCCCGTGCGCCGGGAGGAGGACTACGCCGCCACCATGATGGCGACCGAGAACCTCCTCGTCGCCGCCACGGCGGAAGGCCTCGGGACCTACGTCCGCACCGGCGGCATCATGCGCGACCCCGCGGTGCGCGAGCTGGTCCGCGCGCCCGAGACGCACCGCATCGTCGCCATCGTCAGCCTCGGCTACCCGGCCGAGGCGGTTCGGCCCGGCAGGCGCTCCGATCCGGCGGAGCGCACCGTGTGGCTCGACTAG
- a CDS encoding electron-transfer flavoprotein:ubiquinone oxidoreductase, translating to MTARPIDYQPRIDHTEYLAVPEAPGDQRIDVGVLFVGAGPAGLAGAIRLSQLLETAPEVKERLGEVPVAVVEKGKYPGAHLVSGAVVNPVAFRALFPDVAESALPFRGPVRGEELYLLTGRRAFRSPLMPPTMRNHGNWAASISEMARWLAERAERAGVSILTETTAAKLLVSDHAVRGVLTGDKGRDRDGNPEANFEPGAEVVATATVLAEGVNGHLAGALDRHFHVAGKNPQVYALGVKEVWDVPRPLDRVIHTMGWPLRWGKAAAEFGGSFVYPMGERQVAIGLVVGLDYRDASLSVHDLLQQLKLHPLVRPILAGGSRAEHGWGAKSIPEGGFFALPGRLSVPGAVVTGDSAGFVNVPALKGIHYAMWSGMLAAEAIFACLKAGRDPALLGALAGYDEAVRRSFIWSDLYRVRNMRQAFAAGLLPGAALAGLMTLTGGAFPGGRFPAEPDALRPVAPRPRRYPKADGKLTFDKLSSVYASGNRTRDTQPNHLLVKTDVPDALGETWINMCPAGVYEWITDDQGVRKLRVNSPNCVQCGAISAKGGRLTPPEGGSGPEYSVT from the coding sequence GTGACGGCGAGACCGATCGACTACCAGCCCAGAATCGACCACACCGAATACCTTGCCGTCCCCGAGGCCCCTGGGGACCAGCGCATCGACGTGGGCGTGCTGTTCGTGGGTGCCGGTCCGGCCGGACTGGCCGGGGCGATCCGCCTGTCCCAGCTGCTCGAGACGGCTCCCGAGGTGAAGGAGCGCCTGGGCGAGGTCCCGGTCGCGGTCGTCGAGAAGGGCAAGTACCCCGGCGCCCATCTCGTCTCCGGCGCCGTGGTCAACCCGGTCGCCTTCCGCGCGCTCTTCCCCGACGTCGCCGAGTCGGCGCTTCCCTTCCGGGGACCCGTGCGCGGCGAGGAGCTCTACCTGCTCACCGGACGGCGCGCGTTCCGGTCCCCGCTCATGCCGCCCACGATGCGCAATCACGGGAACTGGGCCGCCTCGATCAGCGAGATGGCGCGCTGGCTCGCCGAGCGTGCCGAGCGCGCCGGCGTGAGCATCCTGACCGAGACCACCGCGGCGAAGCTGCTGGTGAGCGATCATGCCGTGCGCGGTGTCCTGACCGGCGACAAGGGCCGCGATCGCGACGGGAACCCCGAGGCCAACTTCGAGCCCGGCGCGGAGGTCGTCGCGACCGCCACCGTCCTCGCCGAGGGGGTCAACGGCCACCTCGCGGGGGCGCTCGACCGGCACTTCCACGTTGCGGGCAAGAACCCGCAGGTCTACGCGCTGGGCGTCAAGGAGGTGTGGGACGTCCCGCGGCCGCTCGACCGTGTCATTCACACCATGGGGTGGCCGCTGCGCTGGGGAAAGGCGGCCGCCGAGTTCGGCGGCAGCTTCGTGTACCCGATGGGCGAGCGGCAGGTCGCGATCGGCCTGGTGGTGGGGCTCGACTACCGCGACGCCTCGCTCTCGGTGCACGACCTCCTGCAGCAGCTCAAACTGCACCCCCTGGTGCGGCCGATCCTGGCGGGCGGCAGCCGCGCCGAGCACGGCTGGGGCGCGAAGTCGATTCCGGAGGGCGGCTTCTTCGCGCTCCCCGGCCGGCTCAGCGTCCCCGGCGCCGTCGTGACCGGCGATTCGGCGGGATTCGTCAACGTGCCGGCCCTGAAGGGCATCCACTACGCGATGTGGTCGGGCATGCTGGCGGCGGAAGCGATCTTCGCCTGCCTCAAGGCCGGCCGCGACCCCGCGCTGCTGGGCGCGCTGGCGGGCTACGACGAGGCGGTGCGACGGAGCTTCATCTGGAGCGACCTCTACCGTGTCCGGAACATGCGGCAGGCGTTCGCGGCCGGTCTGCTGCCGGGCGCGGCCCTGGCCGGCCTCATGACGCTGACCGGCGGCGCCTTCCCCGGCGGCCGCTTCCCGGCCGAGCCGGACGCGCTGCGTCCCGTCGCCCCGCGCCCGCGCCGGTATCCCAAGGCGGATGGGAAGCTGACCTTCGACAAGCTGTCCAGCGTGTACGCCAGCGGGAACCGCACCCGCGACACGCAGCCCAACCACCTGCTCGTCAAGACCGACGTGCCGGATGCCCTCGGTGAGACCTGGATCAACATGTGCCCGGCCGGAGTCTACGAGTGGATCACCGACGATCAGGGTGTCCGCAAGCTCCGCGTCAACTCGCCCAACTGCGTGCAATGCGGAGCGATTTCGGCGAAGGGGGGCCGCCTCACGCCCCCAGAGGGCGGAAGCGGACCGGAGTACAGCGTGACGTGA
- the acnA gene encoding aconitate hydratase AcnA — MTSLNSFGSRSTLRVGDRSYEIHRLDALEKAGFAVGRLPFSLKILAENLLRLEDGAAVRRADVEALARWEPGAAPAHEIAFMPARVLLQDFTGVPAVVDLAAMRDAMRQLGGDPARINPLLPAELVIDHSVQVDAFGSATAFQANADLEFERNRERYAFLRWGQRAFRNFRVVPPDTGIVHQVNLEYLARVVFTSDDAPPRAYPDTLVGTDSHTTMVNGLGVLGWGVGGIEAEAAMLGQPMTMLIPQVVGVRLSGQLAEGATATDLVLTVTEMLRRKGVVGKFVEFFGPGVAALPIADRATIGNMAPEYGATCGIFPIDAEVLRYLRFTGRPAWRVALVEAYAKEQGLFFAAGAPEPVFSDTLALDLATVEPSIAGPRRPQDRIGLRRAKAAWAEALPSLVQGQGPGEARVAVNGDRHTLRHGSIVIAAITSCTNTSNPSVMVAAGLLAKKAVERGLTSQPWVKTSLAPGSKVVSDYLARAGLTPYLEQLRFHLVGYGCTTCIGNSGPLPEPVSAAIKAGQLVVLSVLSGNRNFESRIQSEVRGNYLMSPPLVVAYALAGRMDVDLLTEPLGRDPQGRPVLLRDIWPTAREVAETVERALRPEMFGTEYAAVFDGDERWKGLPVPEGELYAWDEASTYIRRAPYFDAMPRTPAPVGDIAGARALAYLGDSITTDHISPAGSIRKDGPAGRYLTERAVAAKDYNSYGSRRGNHEVMVRGTFANVRIRNRLVPGVEGGVTRHLPDGAQLSIYDAAERYRAEGVPLVILAGKEYGAGSSRDWAAKGPRLLGVRAVIAEGYERIHRSNLVGMGLLPLQFKPGQTAESLGLTGEEVYEIVGVATALAGSKEVAVRATAASGTREFRATVRIDTPKEVEYYRHGGILEYVLRQLA, encoded by the coding sequence ATGACGAGCCTCAATTCCTTCGGGAGCCGATCGACTCTGCGCGTCGGCGACCGGAGCTACGAGATCCACCGGCTGGACGCCCTGGAGAAGGCCGGCTTCGCCGTGGGCCGGCTGCCGTTCTCCCTCAAGATCCTGGCCGAGAACCTGTTGCGCCTCGAGGACGGCGCCGCCGTGCGGCGGGCGGACGTCGAGGCGCTCGCGCGGTGGGAGCCCGGCGCGGCGCCGGCGCACGAGATCGCCTTCATGCCGGCCCGGGTGCTGCTGCAGGACTTCACCGGCGTCCCGGCGGTCGTGGACCTCGCGGCGATGCGCGACGCCATGCGGCAGCTGGGTGGCGACCCGGCCCGGATCAACCCGCTCCTGCCCGCCGAGCTGGTGATCGACCACTCGGTGCAGGTCGACGCGTTCGGCTCGGCGACCGCGTTCCAGGCGAACGCGGACCTGGAGTTCGAGCGGAACCGGGAGCGGTACGCCTTCCTGCGCTGGGGTCAGCGCGCGTTCCGCAACTTCCGCGTGGTGCCGCCGGACACCGGGATCGTGCACCAGGTCAACCTGGAGTACCTGGCGCGCGTCGTGTTCACCAGCGACGACGCGCCGCCCCGGGCGTACCCCGACACGCTGGTCGGCACGGACTCGCACACCACGATGGTCAACGGCCTGGGCGTGCTGGGCTGGGGCGTCGGCGGCATCGAGGCGGAGGCGGCGATGCTCGGCCAGCCGATGACGATGCTGATCCCGCAGGTCGTGGGCGTCCGGCTGAGCGGCCAGCTCGCCGAAGGCGCCACGGCGACCGACCTGGTGCTGACCGTGACCGAGATGCTCCGCAGGAAGGGCGTGGTAGGGAAGTTCGTGGAATTCTTCGGGCCCGGAGTCGCGGCGCTGCCCATCGCGGATCGGGCGACGATCGGCAACATGGCGCCGGAGTACGGCGCCACCTGTGGCATCTTCCCGATCGACGCGGAGGTGCTCCGCTATCTGCGGTTCACCGGGAGGCCGGCGTGGCGGGTCGCACTGGTCGAGGCGTACGCGAAGGAGCAGGGACTGTTTTTCGCGGCCGGCGCGCCGGAGCCGGTGTTCAGCGACACGCTCGCGCTCGACCTGGCGACCGTGGAGCCCAGCATCGCGGGGCCGCGGCGGCCGCAGGACCGGATCGGGCTCCGACGGGCGAAGGCGGCCTGGGCGGAGGCGCTGCCGAGCCTGGTGCAGGGCCAGGGGCCCGGCGAGGCGCGGGTGGCGGTGAACGGGGACCGCCATACCCTGCGGCACGGGTCGATCGTGATCGCCGCGATCACCAGCTGCACGAACACGTCGAACCCGTCGGTGATGGTGGCGGCCGGCCTGCTGGCCAAGAAGGCGGTGGAGCGCGGGCTCACGAGCCAGCCGTGGGTGAAGACGAGCCTCGCCCCCGGATCCAAGGTGGTGAGCGACTACCTGGCCCGGGCCGGCCTGACCCCGTATCTGGAGCAGCTGCGGTTCCACCTCGTCGGCTACGGCTGCACCACCTGCATCGGCAACAGCGGGCCGCTGCCCGAGCCGGTTTCGGCGGCGATCAAGGCCGGCCAGCTGGTCGTTCTGTCGGTGCTGTCGGGGAACCGGAACTTCGAGAGCCGCATCCAGTCGGAGGTGCGGGGCAACTACCTGATGAGCCCGCCGCTGGTGGTGGCCTACGCGCTCGCGGGCCGGATGGACGTCGACCTCCTGACGGAGCCGCTCGGGCGGGACCCGCAGGGCCGGCCGGTCCTGCTACGGGACATCTGGCCCACGGCCCGGGAGGTGGCCGAGACCGTGGAGCGCGCCCTCCGCCCGGAGATGTTCGGCACGGAGTACGCCGCGGTCTTCGACGGCGACGAGCGGTGGAAGGGTCTGCCGGTGCCCGAGGGGGAGCTGTACGCGTGGGACGAGGCGTCCACCTACATCCGTCGCGCGCCGTACTTCGACGCGATGCCGCGGACGCCCGCCCCGGTGGGCGACATCGCTGGCGCCCGGGCGCTGGCCTACCTCGGCGACAGCATCACCACCGACCACATCTCGCCGGCCGGCTCCATCCGCAAGGACGGGCCGGCCGGGCGTTACCTCACCGAGCGTGCGGTCGCCGCGAAGGACTACAACTCGTACGGCTCGCGCCGCGGCAACCACGAGGTGATGGTGCGCGGCACCTTCGCCAACGTGCGGATCAGGAACCGGCTGGTGCCCGGCGTCGAGGGCGGGGTGACCCGCCACCTGCCCGACGGAGCCCAGCTCAGCATCTACGACGCCGCGGAGCGCTACCGGGCCGAGGGCGTGCCGCTGGTGATCCTGGCAGGCAAGGAATACGGAGCGGGCAGCTCGCGCGACTGGGCGGCCAAGGGCCCCCGCCTGCTCGGGGTCCGCGCCGTGATCGCAGAGGGCTACGAGCGGATCCACCGCAGCAACCTGGTCGGGATGGGGCTGCTGCCGCTGCAGTTCAAGCCCGGGCAGACGGCGGAATCGCTGGGGCTGACGGGCGAGGAGGTGTACGAGATCGTCGGCGTCGCCACGGCGCTGGCGGGCTCCAAGGAGGTGGCCGTCCGCGCCACCGCGGCGAGCGGCACGCGCGAGTTCCGGGCGACGGTGCGCATCGACACGCCCAAGGAAGTCGAGTACTACCGCCACGGCGGGATTCTGGAGTACGTCCTGCGGCAGCTGGCCTGA